agagggggcccgctaaGGTCATGCTTCAAAGATTTCCaatataatcaaccatttttttccccCAGAAAAGTAGGGGCTTCTGCCCCTAAATCAGCTTGTGCTAAATATAAGCAGTTCCATGCATTTAGCACTGATGTGAAATTTTATGGATAATAAAGTTTGGCTGACATTTCTATAGTGGTTTCGCGGAAGATTGTGTAAAAGTTTTATGTTGACAAACATCAGTattgttactttttttaaagatggaTATACCTTAAATAACAGGAGAGCTAGTAATAAACATATAACTGTCAAATTTTATCATCACATTTTCGTCCAAacaaaagaataacaaaatgtacaagttttatttaatatttataatgacTATATAGTATTATTTATCATATCTTCGTGGTCTAAATTTAGCTGTTTGATTTCCTTTTAGAACATTGCCACTGCGATCTAAAGAAAATTCATAGTCCATTCGCAcatctaatattttttctatttcttcatCAAGATTCTCCATTGTTATAAATGTCTGTTTCtgtaatgacaaaataaaaatactacaGTAAAACCCTGAGTAACAGGAAAATAGTGTATAATTGAAATAACATGACAAAATAGAAATAGTTTTAACACTACAGTAAAACCCGGAGTAACAGGAAAATAGTGTATAATTCAAATAACATGACAAAATAGAAATAGTATTACACTACAGTAAAACCTGGAGTAACAGGAAAATAGTGTGTAATTCAAATAACATGACAAAATAGAAATAGTAATATACTACAGTTAAACCCTGAGTAAAAGAAAAATAGTGTATGATTAAAAATATCACATCACATGACAAAGAGAGAATTAATTCAAACTTACTttcatttcaaaactttttagaaaataatagAGAATCAACAGGTTTTTCTGTACTTTGTTTAAGTATGTAGAATTTAATGTTCAATAAAAATTAGAACTTTTGGTTAAAAATGTAATTCTTTGATTAGATCTATACAGCAATTACACAATACCAGTATATacttaattgtaaaaaaaaccagcctacaaataagtatataaatgattaatctctaaaaaaatacttttctgtTAAATATTCTTTTGAGAAACATCTTTTATGCTagaatttcaacatgttcaatctaatattacaaaaaaaaaacccataaagAACCTTCCTTTAATTAATAGAAATTAACCCATGGTATCCAAGTTTTGAATATCAGTTAAGGCAATCTTGACTTGTTCTAGGATATTAAAGTGTTGGACTTACAGACATACTGATTATCTTTAggcactagaacacacccgcgaaatcgcgggcattcagagcgtagtttaaagtatgtaaagtgtttttggaagaattttgtaaaatattgaatgactggaaaatttcagcaaaagtatcataagtcataggttattggggacaggaaaatgttgtttttttttttttatccctcctcctttatttccaatattcccattttttggttctctatcaatttcaatatgaacatacatttagtatgttatgaacattcaagtaaggagcctgtaattcagtggttgttgtttgtttatgtgttacatatttgtttttcgttcatttttttgtacataaataaggccgcttgttttctggtttgaattgttttacattgtcagttcggggccttttaaaactgagtatgcagtatgggctttgctcgttgttgaaggtcgtacggtagcctatagttgttaatatctgtgtcatattggtctcttgtggagagttgtctcaacatggcaatcataccacatcttcttttttttgtaatcaatgaattttgtaaaattttcagaaaaggtatcaaaagttcacatgaataattgtagcgcttatctgtatattatgaacattcattactatataaatatagtgtatttactttcaattcgaagtttactaatcgatccatagtggtcattgataaagtatacagaccctctctatttaataaccTCTGTGAATGCCGTggatagttaacttgaaaatgatagcagatagaattttgaaaatacactttattctttgtatatgtatgttcaaagtatacagaaaagtatacagaccctctctatttaataaactctgtgactgccgtggatagttaacttgaaaatgatagcagatagaattttgaaaatacactttattctttgtatattttcGAAGTTTACAaatcgatccatagtggtcattgataaagtatacagaccctctctatttaataaactctgtgaatGCCGTggatagttaacttgaaaatgatagcaggtagaattttgaaaatacactttattctttgtatatttttgaagtTTACAaatcgatccatagtggtcattgataaagtatacagaccctctctatttaataaactctgtgaatGCCGTggatagttaacttgaaaatgatagcagatagaattttgaaaatacactttattctttgtatatgtatgttcaaagtatacagaaaagtatacagaccctctctatttaataaactctgtgactgccgtggatagttaacttgaaaatgatagcagatagaattttgaaaatacactttattctttgtatattttcGAAGTTTACAaatcgatccatagtggtcattgataaagtatacagaccctctctatttaataaactctgtgaatGCCGTggatagttaacttgaaaatgatagcaggtagaattttgaaaatacactttattctttgtatatttttgaagtTTACAaatcgatccatagtggtcattgataaagtatacagaccctctctatttaataaactctgtgaatGCCGTggatagttaacttgaaaatgatagcagatagaattttgaaaatacactttattctttgtatatgtatgttcaaagtatacagaaaagtatacagaccctctctatttaataaactctgtgactgccgtggatagttaacttgaaaatgatagcagatagaattttgaaaatacactttattctttgtatattttcGAAGTTTACAaatcgatccatagtggtcattgataaagtatacagaccctctctatttaataaactctgtgaatGCCGTggatagttaacttgaaaatgatagcaggtagaattttgaaaatacactttattctgtgtatatgtattttcaaagtatacagaaaagtATACAGAcactctctatttaataaactctgtgactgccgtggatagttaacttaaaagaaaatgatagcagatagaattttgaaaatacactttattctttgtatgtatgttcaaaacgcaaaccggaagtctaatcttaCTTAAAATTCGCCCAATGACGGaacaatatccggatgccttttttctcgtttttctccaaaaataactcaatctgaataatcatatgaatggatgacaaattccactatgcactgtacctataggacacagaggcgtgttgattaatttattgtggaaagaggagaagcgacaccaaaattgaggtcttctcgtttaatagtatagatactTATAAGAAAATACAAGGGGACAAGTCaactgaatattttaaaattgtagtATTTTATCAAACCTTTTCAAACTGTAGTCTCTCTTCTGCTTTTGACAGCATTTTCAtcatttcttcttctttttcctTATCTAATTGTTGTTGGGTTTCTAACTCTATCAAATCTTCTTCAGCCTGACGTTTTTCTCTGCAgattaagattttaaataaCATAATGAAAACCAAGAATACATTCTACGGCAGAATTGTGCATTGTGTTACATGTATAAGCCTTTAATACAATCAATGAAATATGTGGAAAAGCATCTACGGCAGAACTGTGCATTGTGCTAACAAGCCTTAAGATAACTTTCTTtattaaatgtatcaaaaaggTTAATAGCAATATGTGTAAAAACTCTTGCGTCATTTAAAAAACCTCAAGATTATGTTTTAGTGTACCACAGTGAGTAACTAAGTAtgagtcaggaacctgatgttcagtggttgacATTTGCTGatatggttcataagtgtttcttgtcTTTATGCCACACCTAAGATTGTTATGCTACACCTACAATAGtggaggggcattatgttttctggtctgttggTCCGTTTGTTTGTTGTACCATCTATTTGTCCGTTTGTTCAttgttcaggttaaagtttttggtcaaggtatacgtagtttttgatgaatttgaagtccaatcaactagaaacttagtacacatgtttcctttgatattatctttctaatttagaTTTTTCCACTGAACTCAGataatgatagtgcaagtggggcatgcatgtacttgggacacattcttgtttatatatgGATTacttttcctgtttgaatggtttcacactAGTCGTTTtcggggtcctttatagcttgctgttcagtgtgaacAAAGGCTCTATGTTGAAGACcctactttaacctataatggtttacttttacaaattgtgacatggatggagagttgtctcaaatgcactcataccacatcttcctataactactagatttttaaaatgaaagttaGTTAGTAGATAAACTCAAGAGTATGTGATCATGAGTttccaaaaacaaacaaaaaacaaaaaaaaccaaaaaaaatcatgagtTTCCATCTCTTAACTGGTAATGAATACTggtttataagttttattttgatgtgagAAAGACAGGACTAAGGTGTAAATTGTACATTGTATTCCATTTACcgattacattttttcaaatcttCAACCAACTAACAGATCTTTATAATGATGAGCAGTATAGAGTTGTAGGTCAAGCTCCAAGCTGCAACAGTCTGAATAAAGTTGTCATTTGCATGAATTActatgaaaacaataaaaatggtGGAATTTATCACTAGTTGTACAAATGCAATATCAATACTGTTACCTTTTAACAGCTGTCTCTTTATTCCACTCTTCTGTCAATTTAACCATCGTTTCCCATCCTTCTTCTGTGTCTACTTGTTTAGACATTTCTACAGCTTCTTTCTTGTCAATCTCAGCTGCCAAGTGCATTCtaaaatatgtacaataaaattgagaatggaaatggggaatgtgtcaaagagataacaacccgatcgtagaaaaaacaacagcagaaggtcaccaatgggtcttcaatgtagcgagaaattcccacacctggaggcgtccttcagctggccccttaacaaatatatactagttcaatgataatgaacgccatactaatttccaaattgtacacaagaaactaaaattaaaataatacaagactaacaaaggccagaggctcctgacttaggacaggcataatcaaagtgatggatatcactcatggaaagattagaacagtagtttgaattatttcatattaaggtaTGGTGGGGAAAATGAATATGTATAAAACACTATTGCTGAAAATTGCATTTAGGTCTTTAGAAAGAAACTTGCTTTTCCAGTATGAGGATAAATGAGCTCAAATCAAATAATATGGTTCTCTATTAAATTTGCACCATTTTACTTCAGTTTATATTACTTTATATTAATTATGTTGCTGGTTCTGAACatgtttcaaaaaaacaaaaaaatgccaaaattcTTCTTgtaataattctttattccgTAAGCAAATATACAGCTCATAGGAttaaatacatacacaaattatacagtttacataaacatatacataaacatatacAGCATTACTATATAGCGGAGTTTGGCATATAATTTACATTGGTAATAAaggtacaaaacaaaaatcaagtgTTACGAATTTTCTCTGCCTCGTACAGATATTTACccagattatttaattctttaatatttcttaCAGATAGTAATTGAACTTATTTGAAGGTAGATGGGTTTCTGtaataatatatcttaataaatttacttctgacatttacatatttatcacactctaatataaaatgatattcgtCTTCGATGACTTTCTTATTACACATATTACAAACACGCTCATTTCTGGAAATATTAAAGTATCTTCCAGTTTCTACATTAAGTGAATGTgaatttattctatatttagtTACATATGACTGATATAAACTGTTCAATGGtcgattcaaataaaattgcaaagtaTGTCCatcatgtatatattgatataaataacatTCTGAAGTGTTTTCAAAAAATGACAAGGCTTCGGCTATATAATTATcaacaattctttttttaaattcatgcaCATGTTACCAAATATCCTTGTAAGACATTAATTTAGACCAACAGCTAAAAGCTTTAAAGtgccaacaaaaataatctaaaaatgttgttttggggCATTTTGTTAGTTGAAACAGAGGTTATATagcattgaaaattaaaagttttagaatgccttttgatcaaatttgcatgtatttttcaacagggcattttcaattttatttttcaacataaactaatcaaaaaaactaattttattaaaatgtggaatctttcttgattgcaaaaatatatatatttacttctaataaaaattcaaatgacttaaATAGACATAATGATTgatggaaaataaataaactaatgaacaatggtttgttataattaaacgtttatgaattttaaaactgtttcaagccaattcctgataaaaaaaagtgaaataatctaAATCGTTGATCAATTACAGGGCCAGTGTCAACGAAGCTGTCCTAGGACTAAGACATATCTTAGGATGATCTTAGGACACGTCTTAGTCCTAAGTCGGGTTAACGAAAGTCTCCTAAAATAAGATACGTCCTAAGTTTGGTCCTAAAGTTAGGATATACAATTAGGTGTCTTAGGATAGTCCTAAGGGTTACATCGTcctaaaaagtaataaaaacaacaaatatagcataaattcaaaactaaaaacactaatacaatattaaactatcatattagataaaattaataacaaaaaatagtgtttaatgtttgttaaatatttaattttattataataaattatttcgtGCTGCCTTTTTCTAAGCCTTAACAATACTATCAGCATAAGCAACactgatattttaaatataaatgtaaatatgggGAAAggtttacttctttttttaatacctAATTCTGATTCGATACATGTAATGAAATCGAGTGGACCTAAGGACAAAACTAGTTTATGTACTAAAATTGCAGCACGAATATCACAAATTTTTGTGATCATTTACTTTTGTTCActtatatcttttatcatatttaaaaacgTATTTATTAGTATTCCGTAAAAAGTAACTTCTATTTTGTgtaaattgttttctatataagagTCATTCTCCCTCTCTTTACATATAGGttctaaaatacaatttaatctATGTATTACAAATCTctacatatattttcaataaaataaatgtgttaggaTGGTCCTAGGACCATCGTAGTTAGGACTGTCATAAGACAGCTTTGTTTtacatcctaagacatgtctcagacacgtcctaagaccatcctaaATAATGTCCTAAGACCTATCTTAGGACATATCCTAGGATACTTTCATTGACACGGCCCCAgatgattattggaaatttatcaagtaaattataggccatacttgaataccttttatatattcatatttatattcacatttatattcatatttcatttttttaagatcaagttaatccattaatcatttatctttcagatataatttacagaattactttatgtaatgtagatCAAAAGTAACTGGCAATTAATAAATCTATCATCCTTATAAATACCAAACAAATAATACACACATTTGTGTAATCAATTATGAGGTCAAATACTTGTGTATTAAGAATTAGATGCATATTGGAATGATCTGTATAATTATGTAAGACTGAGGTTGAtaggtaatgtggtcaatttgattggCATCTTAGGAGGTGGGGCGTTGTAATTAAAGATCCATTGTTTAGtgaaaatgacagttgtcaatcatactagttgaatcaatacccacttacctaatcaaaatgtttttaaaaaagcttgCACATCAACACACCTTAATGACATACATTCTTAAATGAACTGCTCCAATAATGTACCcagttttttcagtttatttgtgtattatgtgcacatacatgagaactatagggaactatattttagtgtgaatacatttagtaacaGTAGCTAACCTGTCCTGTTGTTGGGGAGGGTGGTgcctaagtaaagatttagaacaagttctaatctttccaaaaatgtggcggggttaaacatgtttatgagatctcaaccctccccct
Above is a window of Mytilus trossulus isolate FHL-02 chromosome 4, PNRI_Mtr1.1.1.hap1, whole genome shotgun sequence DNA encoding:
- the LOC134715648 gene encoding small ribosomal subunit protein mS26-like, whose product is MAVLKLAQSQILKLMTIKPTASVLPCLNSVRFRKPRWVPKAPSKEFYVREPTPIDPVEYEELKWRYQEYRNTVEAIRMHLAAEIDKKEAVEMSKQVDTEEGWETMVKLTEEWNKETAVKREKRQAEEDLIELETQQQLDKEKEEEMMKMLSKAEERLQFEKKQTFITMENLDEEIEKILDVRMDYEFSLDRSGNVLKGNQTAKFRPRRYDK